A genomic window from Thunnus thynnus chromosome 12, fThuThy2.1, whole genome shotgun sequence includes:
- the proca gene encoding vitamin K-dependent protein C yields MSRLVLCVSVIVALWSASVLSLAVFSDAPEAHMLLRSRRANSFLEELHPPSKERECVEERCDFEEAREIFQTREATLEFWTVYTDGNQCESNMCVHGVCVDLYQAYSCNCDHGYEGKYCNHPQTATNCSVNNGDCDHECSESAGGLRRTCSCVNGYTLDEDSKKCKTKGFSSCGQLLVDRSSYTEPKDGLQPWMVGGEVGKKGESPWQVLLLNAKGRFHCGGVLIDESWVLTAAHCLDNNLKFSVRLGDYERFREEGTEVTLRVKRTFKHPNYYNREMVDNDIALLRLETPAPTTKYIVPVCLPGRKMAERVLHLNGTITVVTGWGSDSLDSNHYSSALNVIKVPLVSHSICTSQMSHNISENFLCAGILGQRKDTCKGDSGGPMVTLYRDTWFLVGLVSWGEGCGMEDKLGIYTKVSNYNDWINGVREEWDRAHNPQQPHGV; encoded by the exons ATGTCCCGCCTCGTCCTCTGTGTGTCCGTCATCGTGGCTCTGTGGTCGGCGTCAGTCCTCAGTCTGGCAG TGTTCTCAGACGCCCCGGAGGCTCACATGCTGCTCCGGTCTCGTCGTGCCAACTCGTTCCTGGAGGAGCTGCATCCACCCTCCAAGGAGCGTGAGTGTGTGGAGGAAAGATGTGACTTTGAGGAAGCCAGAGAGATTTTCCAAACCAGGGAAGCCACA ctggaGTTCTGGACGGTGTACACGG ATGGGAACCAGTGTGAATCCAACATGTGTGTTCATGGAGTCTGTGTGGATCTGTACCAAGCCTACAGCTGCAACTGTGACCATGGATATGAGGGAAAATACTGTAACCATC CTCAAACAGCGACTAACTGCTCTGTCAACAACGGCGACTGTGACCACGAGTGTTCAGAGAGTGCAGGCGGCCTGAGGAGGACCTGTAGCTGTGTGAATGGATACACACTGGACGAAGACTCCAAGAAATGTAAAACGAAAG GTTTCTCATCCTGTGGTCAGCTGCTGGTCGACAGGTCATCGTACACCGAACCGAAGGACGGCCTGCAGCCCTGGATGGTGGGAGGGGAGGTGGGCAAGAAGGGGGAGAGTCCATGGCAG GTGCTGTTGCTGAACGCAAAAGGGCGTTTTCACTGCGGAGGTGTCCTCATCGATGAGAGTTGGGTGCTGACAGCTGCTCACTGCCTCGACAATAACCTGAAATTCAGTGTACGACTGG GTGACTACGAGCGCTTCAGAGAAGAAGGCACCGAGGTGACTCTAAGGGTCAAACGAACCTTCAAGCACCCAAACTACTACAACAGAGAGATGGTCGACAACGACATCGCCCTGCTGCGTCTGGAGACTCCCGCCCCGACCACAAAGTACATCGTCCCTGTTTGCCTGCCGGGGCGCAAGATGGCTGAGCGGGTGTTACACCTGAACGGAACCATCACCGTGGTGACCGGCTGGGGCAGTGACAGCCTGGACAGCAACCACTACAGCTCGGCACTCAACGTCATCAAAGTGCCGCTGGTCAGCCACAGCATCTGCACCAGCCAGATGTCCCATAACATCTCTGAAAACTTCCTCTGCGCCGGGATCCTCGGACAGAGAAAGGACACCTGCAAGGGGGACAGCGGCGGACCGATGGTCACCCTTTACCGAGACACCTGGTTCCTGGTGGGCCTGGTGTCCTGGGGCGAGGGCTGTGGGATGGAGGACAAGTTGGGCATCTACACTAAGGTGTCCAACTACAACGACTGGATCAACGGAGTGCGTGAAGAATGGGACAGAGCTCATAATCCACAACAACCCCATGGTGTCTAA